In the genome of Neoarius graeffei isolate fNeoGra1 chromosome 27, fNeoGra1.pri, whole genome shotgun sequence, one region contains:
- the LOC132874710 gene encoding uncharacterized protein LOC132874710, with protein MRMFQLHVYLLVCCGAAEGFIEKSVNLGQNVTLKCEVSVHDVFWFLMKPSEPPVYILLSFSSQSLDAQYSNTTFSKTFSLQYNSSLFIHNISTNELGVYYCIQSGSPPDISSGIRLYIQNHSAENQGCKIEQRQNQTISTPGETQRNLVPILTILVIMNLALAVTVTVRHCRRSPKAPAQAPDPGLQLCQDASLVYTQVQYVLMKGCIRTTELNSTRSCSP; from the exons ATGAGGATGTTTCAGCTCCACGTTT ATCTACTTGTGTGCTGTGGAGCTGCAGAAGGTTTCATCGAGAAGTCGGTGAATTTGGGACAAAATGTGACTCTAAAGTGTGAGGTGTCTGTACATGATGTGTTCTGGTTCCTGATGAAGCCGTCAGAACCTCCAGTTTATATATTACTCTCTTTCTCAAGCCAGTCCCTGGATGCACAATACAGTAACACGACCTTCAGCAAGACTTTCTCACTGCAATATAACAGCAGTTTATTTATTCACAATATCAGTACTAATGAATTAGGAGTGTATTATTGCATTCAATCTGGTTCACCTCCCGACATCAGCAGTGGAATCAGACTTTACATCCAGAATCACTCAGCTG AGAATCAGGGGTGTAAAATTGAGCAGAGGCAGAATCAGACAATCAGTACACCTGGAGAAACCCAGAGAAACCTCGTTCCCATTCTCACCATATTAGTAATAATGAACCTGGCTCTGGCTGTTACAGTTACAG TTCGTCACTGCAGAAGATCTCCAAAAGCTCCAGCACAAGCTCCAGATCCTGGTTTACAACTGTGTCAGGACGCCAGCCTTGTG TATACTCAGGTGCAGTACGTACTGATGAAAGGATGCATCAGGACAACTGAACTCAACAGCACGCGCTCCTGCAGCCCGTGA